The Psilocybe cubensis strain MGC-MH-2018 chromosome 7, whole genome shotgun sequence genome has a window encoding:
- a CDS encoding putative beta-galactosidase C, translating to MSISESRVAGPKMNEMRLQGLFLRVSRDLLSSTLIANGTNYTTSSLIHTAELRNLDTGAAFYFSRHDQSTSTALTTTQLTVTTSAGTILIPSTGSLTFNGRDSKIIVTDYVFGQNNFKMLYSTAEVMTWTTIGSTDVIILYAPSGQSGETAIQLTNPVLDLSSFPNISSKFSNGLLTLNYITGGSQLVQIQNGNTNLAVFIMDKATANTWHAPVLTQSGTFGNYFSIGSNATVLVGGPYLVRSAAVINDTLALAGDLNGTTTIKAIVPPNVEKITWNSQLLTSSKNSSGLISAIAQSSFPSPAIPPLPTLTRWKVSGSLPEISPDFDDSGFATGSQTTTNYTNLPVLAGDKVLYSQQYGFYGGNLIFRGHFNATGQETAIQTTVQFGFAGGYSAWLNGVFLGSSQGNSTVSFTTDTWKVTSSMLRVGRDNVFVILQDHMGQRREGTPRNSGLRDHRRKRKGGAANTPDTFRGYLNEGGLYAERVGAHLPDFPDASWADGTPLTGGGVKGAGVNFFRTTFDLRVPAGIDMPVRLSITPSAITSNFRAQIYLNGWQIGKYINNIGPQTLFVLPAGILRRNSTNTLALSLWSLDGGGASLAGLNLVSDGTFETSFQFNDYVTPDYADQAHLRPAAIFDAPM from the exons ATGA GCATCAGCGAAAGTCGCGTAGCTGGACCTAAGATGAATGAAATGCGGCTTCAAG GTCTCTTCTTACGAGTATCGAGGGATCTTCTCTCATCAACCCTCATCGCCAATGGCACGAACTACACAACGTCTTCCCTCATCCACACGGCTGAGCTCAGAAACCTGGACACTGGCGCAGCGTTTTACTTCTCAAGACACGACCAGTCGACATCGACTGCACTGACCACGACGCAGTTGACTGTGACGACATCTGCTGGAACTATACTTATCCCTTCAACTGGAAGTTTGACGTTCAACGGTCGGGATAGCAAGATCATCGTCACAGACTACGTTTTTGGACAGAATAACTTCAAAATGCTGTATTCGACGGCTGA GGTTATGACCTGGACGAC GATTGGTTCTACTGACGTCATTATCCTCTACGCGCCCTCAGGCCAGAGTGGAGAGACTGCAATTCAACTGACAAACCCCGTCCTAGACCTTTCATCCTTCCCAAATATCTCATCTAAATTCTCTAACGGTCTCTTGACCTTGAATTACATCACTGGGGGTAGCCAACTTGTGCAAATTCAAAATGGCAATACAAATCTCGCAGTCTTTATCATGGACAAAGCTACTGCGAATACATGGCATGCTCCCGTGCTGACTCAGAGTGGTACATTTGGCAATTACTTCTCGATTGGATCTAATGCTAC CGTACTTGTTGGAGGACCATACCTCGTTCGATCGGCCGCCGTGATAAATGATACACTCGCCTTG GCTGGAGATTTGAATGGAACAACCACCATCAAAGCCATTGTTCCACCAAACGTCGAGAAGATTACGTGGAATTCTCAGCTTCTGACCTCTTCAAAGAACAGCTCCGGTCTTATTAGCGCCATTGCTCAAAGCAGCTTTCCATCTCCTGCCATCCCGCCGTTGCCCACTCTCACTAGGTGGAAGGTTTCTGGAAG TCTTCCGGAGATCAGTCCCGACTTCGACGACTCTGGCTTTGCTACTGGTTCACAGACAACAACTAAT TACACCAACCTGCCGGTCCTCGCCGGAGATAAAGTCTTGTATTCCCAGCAATACGG CTTCTATGGAGGAAACCTCATTTTCCGAGGCCATTTCAACGCGACAGGTCAAGAAACGGCAATCCAGACGACAGTTCAATTTGGTTTCGCAGGTGGTTATTCCGCATGGCTTAACGGCGTGTTCTTGGGATCGAGTCAAGGAAACTCGACTGTTAGCTTTACTACAGATACTTGGAAAGTGACATCTTCGATGCTTCGTGTAGGGCGTGACAATGTCTTTGTTATTTTGCAAG ACCACATGGG CCAACGGCGGGAAGGAACCCCGCGGAATTCGGGGCTTCGCGATCATAGGAGGAAGCGCAAA GGCGGAGCCGCGAACACCCCGGACACCTTCCGCGGATACCTCAACGAAGGCGGGCTCTACGCAGAGCGAGTTGGCGCGCACCTCCCTGATTTCCCGGACGCATCTTGGGCAGACGGTACACCTCTCACAGGAGGAGGCGTCAAAGGGGCTGGGGTAAATTTCTTCAGAACCACTTTTGATCTT AGAGTGCCTGCTGGAATTGACATGCCCGTCCGGCTTTCTATCACTCCCAGTGCTATCACCTCCAACTTCCGAGCTCAGATCTATCTCAACGGGTGGCAAATTGGGAAATACATCAACAACATAGG CCCTCAAACTCTATTCGTTCTTCCTGCAGG GATCTTACGCCGCAATTCGACCAACACACTAGCACTTTCCCTTTGGTCCCTTGATGGGGGAGGTGCCAGCCTCGCAGGGTTGAACCTCGTATCCGATGGAACCTTCGAGACATCCTTCCAGTTCAACGACTACGTGACGCCCGATTATGCAGACCAAGCACACCTGCGACCTGCTGCTATCTTCGACGCGCCAATGTGA
- a CDS encoding putative beta-galactosidase A, with protein sequence MTAISQIIAKNQITNGGPIILVQAENEYSASASNDIYMQAIIDLYRSNGIVIPTTHNDQHAGLNGNFSPDKPGTHVDIYCGDSYPQGSNSWAQVQSVYYSNHVASAPSDPLCLAELGGGFLLGWGSLIYRYF encoded by the exons ATGACTGCTATATCCCAGATTATAGCTAAAAATCAGATCACAAACGGTGGACCAA TTATTCTTGTCCAGGCGGAAAACGAATACAGTGCTAGCGCTAGCAACGATATCTACATGCAGGCAATCATCGACCTTTATCGTAGTAATGGTATCGTTATAC CGACCACCCACAACGACCAGCATGCGGGCTTGAATGGAAACTTCTCACCTGATAAACCAGGGACACATGTTGACATCTACTG TGGCGATTCCTACCCACAAGGATCGAACAGTTGGGCTCAGGTCCAGTCTGTTTATTATTCCAATCATGTTGCCAGCGCACCCAGTGACCCTCTTTGCCTAGCTGAA CTCGGAGGTGGCTTCTTGCTTGGGTGGGGTTCT TTAATTTATAGATACTTCTAA
- a CDS encoding Vacuolar protein-sorting-associated protein 25: protein MSLSTHTTPSGYLLPSIHSAPPFFTEQPNPTTQSTATEQWIRLILGYARHRKLFVLRVEDAEAAGSEWDEILRNERINRRILPDHLSNIIATMVSKNLASYEPAKQTRSALIYWRLPEEWAEVLYDWVVSIGQLNTILTFYDITDPPLESALTNIPIPLLRKAIAILGKTGRSQMIAIADGEGVRFLARSR, encoded by the exons ATGTCTCTCTCAACCCACACAACACCAAGCG GTTATCTTCTACCGTCGATACACTCAGCGCCGCCCTTTTTCAC CGAGCAACCTAATCCTACCACTCAATCGACTGCGACTGAACAATGGATACGACTGATCTTGGGTTATGCACGACACCGTAAACTCTTTGTTCTGCGTGTCGAAGATGCCGAAGCTGCAGGAAGCGAATGGGATGAGATTCTGCGTAATGAGCGCATCAATC GCAGAATCCTGCCTGATCATTTGTCGAATATTATTGCGACAATGGTCAGCAAAAATCTAGCGAGCTACGAACCGGCAAAGCAAACGCGGTCGGCACTGATCTACTGGAGATTGCCTGAAGAATGGGCCGAGGTTCTATACGACTGG GTCGTTTCAATTGGTCAACTGAATACCATTTTGACGTTCTACGACATCACGGATCCACCGTTGGAATCAGCATTAACGAACATACCTATCCCACTACTCCGCAAGGCCATAGCAATTCTTGGAAAGACAGGGCGGTCTCAAATGATTGCCATTGCAGACGGAGAGGGTGTCCGTTTCTTAGCACGATCCAGATAG